caagtttattatcttccatgggcgtgccaaaaagatcccactcttgagggttggtaccttgcgcagttggtatcaccgcatggcaaagtgcctgtcccaaacgatgaggattacaactttgacccaaacacatatacaggggagttctatcaacccgaggggctagatggcatgtttcacatagacatgttttcactgatgggcatggaagtagacaatgacattgatgaggacgatggagatgaggacgatggagaagaggtgcaaaatgccaaagacttagcactgcttgagcgattacggtttggcgttgccattgatgacaacgatggagatgaggcggACATGTTAGACAATATTGTTAGTGATGACGACACTTATGATCCGGCCGCTGCCGatcctgaagattatttctaattcatgtaatactatattattattattttctagttatgtttcgttcattttgcatctctatatttgtctatattgtgctaactggtttactctttgtatttgcaggcactcaacaaaatgccgggcggaaggcGGACCCGGACCTGCAACTCGCTCTACGCGAGGACGActcaggaggcggaggcggaggcgtcgGCATCGGCGAGGAGTCGTCCGGCCCGCTGCCCCCGCGGCCGTCCAAGGAGGGCGGTGCAGTCGTCTGCCGTCCCCCCGCCCGAGGAGGACCGGACGACGACCACTGACGACGAGGACCAGCAGCTGGCCCCCCAGACAGgagggggtgacacttcctctggggGGTGGCGGGGGGTTCCACTTCGAGCACCTCATCGGCACCGTACTTGCGCCGGTCCTCGCAGCTCCCGATGCGGCCGATCCCGTTTCAGAGGAGGCCGGTGATTCGTCCCaagggcgacaagtaagtatccgttcattttgcatctcttcttgttcatatgctgaaaaccgaactgcggactaacaattcttcttactgactcctgtaggaactgggaacttgtgtccgggggcgatcatcggcagtgcaatgggatcctcggcggcctgatccgcctgcactaccctggtttggtcacccacgcccaggttgagtcgcctccctagacgtgggaccacttcaactccgccatggacgccgtgtacggcaccgtacaggagcggatcaggcgtgagttctgggtgagtctacatcacactacattgctcaatactatggaatcattagacgttcttgaaataatgaaaggacacatgatgtctgtatgcaggacttcttcacgttggaggaggggcatgaccccgcctgggtgacgaaggtgcaggacagggcatgcaggggccgagtcacggacctgtactacgaggcgaggctgcagtgccacatcaaccactcgtgcgatgtccttggtcggtacccggggaagagcgaggccaggaccatgacactcaccagggagcagtacctcacagtaagttataaaacattgttactgactcattccatgaagaatataggtagccttcattttatattctaacatttctaatacaatacttgatggcatgcagatgtgtccttcttggtgcgctaggcacagagactgttgggcggccatcgtggacaagtgggtcttcgatgagtggagggagaggcacgccctccgtcgggagtgccgcctgcagatgggtgggccggcgcaccaccaaggcaaccggcccctcagttcgtacgcccaggcctgggtacacgctacgcacttatttatttatttattctaacgctcaattctcattacttctaatcgtctttgtgttttcctcgtagTCCCAGTCGCTTgatggccaggaatgcaacgagttcatggcgtacgccatggcacacaagggcaaggcgacagccccggacaccgtctacaacccggaggatgggcccgaggcgtacagaaacacgagcgtccacagcaagctcaccgactacgcctcggcggcccgcgagcggcatggggacgacttcgaccccgccacccagccccttgataccgacctcgtgatgaggctcggaggagggaagcagcacggccggtactggatggcctccaacatggttgactcgacctctgtgcccaacctcgtctagatccgagcacagagcacgagctcctccgtccccattcgacctcggcaggcgagcacactacagcagatggcggcactctaggttagttctatttcattcgccgttcattacttttacacatgtaccttgcatttgcattgtttaaacgttggtgattgaatattgcaggccactatggagaggatggaggccgagagggaggccgagagggttgagagggagagggagagggcccagagggaggccgagagggccgagtgggaggtcctgagggcccagagggcggccgaggcgcagaggatgcatgacatgttctcattcatgtcgagcctcggcaccactctcccgggtgtggtggtgccccagtcgctgctcgctccagctgtgcctcctactcctctagctctaggcactccggtgagtatatatatatggttgatcaagtcctttagcttgtgtagatactaatgaattcaattctcctttgtgcaacagtcatcgggttcgaacccgactccttcgcctcagcacacacaccccggctggacaggtccaccaccgcacggaggtgccccttcaggctcccattgggatcagtggcagtaggtggtgccccttcatgtttcattgacttttcttgatctaggacttgtgttggatgaagacttcttagatgttgtcatggatttgcacattggatgtgcgtgtgatggattatgcaggaggatgtgcttgtgatggatgttggatgtgcttgtgatgtattatggattatgtatgcgttttgtgtgatgctaaatgcctgtgtgctgtctcatgtattatatatgagttttgcgtgtttgctttcgaaggaaagcaacaaacaaaaaaaaaatttgcaaatttcccatctttgccgagtgccaacactcggcaaagaagtctttgccgagtgccaggggtgtggcactcggcaaagctgggaaaaaatgctgcaaaaacagccactttcccagttttgccgagtgccacagcctggcactcggcaaagaggtcaattttgccgagtgccacagcctggcactcggcaaagaggtcaattttgccgagtgccagatggtaccactcggcaaagactatttttaaaaagatttttttttaaaaaaaattatttctttgccgagtgctcagccctggctctcggcaaacattcaaattttgccgagtgccagtccctaggcactcggcaaagccggcgtcaaatgttgacggcagttatttttttgccgagtgcgggcttggcactcggcaaagactttgccgagtgtcgatttttggcactcggcaaagaaatttttgccgacaaaatctttgccgagagacctttgccgagtgcggcactcggcaaagcctttgccgagtgcggcactcggcaaagcctttgccgagtgcttggctggctttgccgaatgcccccagcactcggcaaagagggcgtctgcagttGTGTGAGCATGATAAGTGCTCTAGAATGCGGACGGTCATCGTCGTCCAGGGGTTATGATCTGGCAGGGAAGCACGCTTGTGTGTCTCACGTCTAAAACATGTCTTTTCTTAACCATAATCTCATACAACATTCTCAATTTCTTCACATGCTGTTATATGGGTTATTTGCCATTAAAAAATCTCCAACAGTTTGGTAAAGCCACTCTTAATCTTGGTATTTTGGCAGTATAAACAAAAAGCTTCCTCCAATAACTCCCTGTTCTAACTCTTAATCTATCTAGGCTTGGAAAAAATGGAGGCATCCACACATAAAGATATGCAGACGACTGCTGCTTCCTGTCATGGGACaccattttttcttcttctttgacaCTCCGCCCGCTGCCACAACAGACGGTAGAGGTTAGCCAGAATTGAAGCTGCAGACACTATTTTTGGAGAACACTGGGTAGTGCAAGCAATGGAGATTTTGTTTTGTAGGTTTTAGTTTTATAAGTTAGGGTACCAAGGATGGCCGGGAACGGTTCGCCATAGATACGGTGGCGACCATCGTCGCCACTGCCTAGGTGGTTCACAGGAATAGGATCTCCGTTATTTTTAACAATACTAGGAGGTAGAGCAGGAAACAAAGTTTCTGTTTTTTTGGAAGTTCAGTTGTGAGATAGGCGCCGGGAATAGCCAACTATGGGGTGGCTGATGGCAGTATGGCATGGGCGGTGACAAAAAAAAATGTTCAAGTGGACCTATTTTTTTATTCCCTAGCTACGAGCAAACTATTGAAAATTGATAGTGTTGGGGTTGTTTTTTCTTTCCAATATTTATGGAAAATGTTACAaatcttgatttttttttagTTTACCCATTTTGGGTACGCACGTAAGTTTCCTAAGTCCGTTCGACTCAAATTTTAGGATTCAAATTTTAGTGTGGTAATTAAAACAGTATTTCAGAGTTGAGAGAGGCCAATTGTCTAGTTATGGAGTTTGAGGTGGAAACCTAGACTCCAATGATAGCACTTGGACTAaaagtatttttttcttttatagtGAAAAGCATATGATTTTTTCTTGTGCTGCGGCATAAAGATGTGATGTTGATAATATGGATCTATGACAATCCAATGGATCTTTGCTCGAGCCCCAGCTTGTGGTCACTGTCCTCTAGTAATCAAGGCCAAACAATTGTCATGTGAACAGAAGTTTATGCATCTCTCCCACGGCAAGCCGGCCAATGCCACACATGCATGGTACTGCCTGGCAGACATTTTGACTTAACGGTTTCGTCGAGAACAAAATTATATGTGACACTGTCGCACAGCACTCCGCATGCGGCACCTGGTGATTGCTCAACGCGTGTCTTTAGGGCCCACAAAAGAAGGCGACCACCCGTGCTGTGCGGTTGAGCGAGTCCGTGATTCCTGTGAAACTGCGAGATCCAAACCAACAGATGGAGCAAACAGGACTCATGCTACATGATCATAGGGTGTCGCATGCAGGATGCTGTGCGGTGGTGTTGCAAATAAATTTTTTTTCCCGTTTTGTCGTCTGGGGTTAGTGGTGCAGGGTGGTGATCGGCGGGGCAGTGGTACTTTTGAGCTTTTATAGTGCTAGATTAGTGGTGTATAGTTGGCAAGTCCAAGATGATGTTGTGCGGGCATGTGTTGAGGTCCCATTTCAACCTGCTGTTGTTGATAATGGCTTCAtttgttgctttgttgtttttgTAGTACCGTCGAGTTTAGGTTTATTTTTATTAATATAATTGATAGCTCTTGTGCTTGATTCATTTAAAAAACAGGAGTTTATGTGGTACTAGCTAGATACTGCTGCCTATATTAATGTCCAAAATTGATCGCGTGCTGCGTTGGATTGAAAGAAATATTTCTTCTGCCATTTGAAAATAATGTAGCCTTGCTAGATCCCACAATATAATACTGCCATGGAATCAAACCCGCGACATTACCCAAAGTACATAGTAGTGCTGGAGAGAACGAGGGCGCTATGTGGGAGGAGGGCCTTCAAGGCGAATATAGTCGTACATGCACTACTGGAcgcagggtctttgccgagggcctgaagccctcggcaaaggctcttcAACCGTCGGCgaaggatttgccgagggcagccctcggtgAAGAACCCTCGGGAAAAAAAACGTCGGCGaaggactctttgccgagggccttttatcgggcactcggcaaagtatttgccgagggctaacgGCGACCCTCGGCAAAGTAAAGTAGCCGTTAGGTACGCGGTTATTTTccacggcttctttgccgagggctgacatacaggccctcggcaaagacctattttctttttttttctcggaatttctttgccgagagctatatctaaggccctcggcaaagagctacgtttttatttttgtctcggaatttctttaccgagggctgtgttcaaaaccctcggcaaagacctactttttaatttttcctgggaatttctttgccgagggctatggttaaggccctcggcaaagacctgtttttaatttttcctgggattttctttgccgagggctatggtcaaggccctcggcaaagaccagtgAAAATTTTCAGCATCCCACCTGTTTCTTGCTTTCCatgcaaaatatatatatatatattcaacagCAGAAATATCCCACAAATATCACaatcatcacatatatctcacaaatatcacatatatctcacagatATCACATGTATCATCACAAGTCCAAATTCAACAATTCCATAAGTCCACAATCTAACTCAAGTGTCAAGTCCACAAGTTCAAATCCGACTGAGGCTGGCCAACCTCTCCAACCGTCTGGCCTCTGCGTCACCAACCTTCCCAACCGTCTGGCCTCTGCGTCGAGGGTGGTGTAACGAAGCCTCCAGAATCAGGTGACGCACGAGGGGGGTTATTGGAACccgccgactgaggctgcacaaacAATTATATGCTTATGTGAGATTGCAGTAATTATTCTAGGACTACAGTTTTAGTATTTAGACAGAAACCTATCAAAATTTTTATAGCTAGTGTTGTCTGGGTTTCTATGTCATACAAGCAAATCAGTAGCTAGTGTTCTCTGGGTTTCTATGTCACACAAGCGAGAAGTGAACTTTAacgcttacaggagtagctgcaaacGCGTGCGGCACCTGAGGCGGAGGAGCTGACATCTGCACAGGCACACCCGTCTTCTGCCCAAGAGCTTGCATGATTTGCATCATTTCTGCAATCCTGACCTCCTGGGCCTGCCGAGCGGCCTGCTCAGCCTCCAGCCGAGCAGTGAGGGCCGTGATCTGCGCCGTCTTCTCGTTgttctgggcctgcaatattgcactccaatatttcagtaatgcaaaactaactcaagtgtgagaatattaatttacgacgagtaaaacaataATTACCTCGAGCGCATCGACCCGCTGCAGTGTCGGAGTAGGccgtgagcgtatgggctggctggaactcgtgctctgtgctcggagcTGGCTCAGAGTGGGAACAGTGGTGGGGTCGATGGCGGCGTTCGCAATCCACGTCCGGCCGTGCTTCCTGCCGCCACCGAGCCTCATGATGGCCTCGGCATCAATGGGCTCGGTGCGGACGTCGTACTCTGGCCCGTGCCGCTGCTGTACCGCCGACGTGTACtcctggactttagtgtacacgttagGGTCGGAGTATGCCTCGCGAGGGGCAGCCGGGTCCCAGGTGACGTCGCCGGCCACCCTGGTctggtgggacatagcccacgccgtGAACATCGAGACATCCTCgtccgggtgcgcagcctcctgcgagaaaggcggcaggtggtgagcaatcaggcATACGTTAAGCGTGAAACTAAATAGAAGaaaaatcacttacatatgccgATTTGAATCCGGGGAGACTcctgctgccttgatggtgagtggcAGCTGGCCTGAGCATACGCAGTGCCCGCTGAGACTCGTGCTTCTCTATGTAGGCCGGCGTAAACCACCTAGCCACGATCATTGTCCAGGCATCGGCATGcgctcggcaccaccagggaatcacctacatgtCAACGAGTGTTTGACATAtatgaagatgaaattgaacatatttaattcaaaaacaaAACAATATCAATGTTATTCatgtacctcaaggtactgctcctgggtcagcGTCATCTGTCGAGCCTCCCTCTTGGTGACTGTCATTCTACGAGCCGAcgcgtagtagtctatgtgggcctggacgcgcGCCTCATAAAACATGTCGGTGACATACTTCCTACAGGCTGCATGCGCCACATGATCAGCGAGGCCCTCGGTTCCTTCTTCGGCCCTGAAAAACCTCTGCATAAAAGATGATATATCCAATCGTTATTTGAAAAAAATAGAATTCAATGTGAAGGATTGATTAATGTTGTGCGAGAGGAACTTACCCAAAACTCAGCAAGtatccgctcctgcttgttgcggtactgGTCGTCCTCGCCCAGGGCGTACCTCTCCCACGTGTAGGCTGGCTCTCGGGCCTCCGACGACAACTCCACAATGCCGGGGAACCACTTCCGACACAACACACCCAAGACGGTCGCGGGAGAGCGCAGAGGAGTACCTGACAACACCTCCCAAGCCCTGCACAAGTaagaagaaaatttatcagtttctctttcgatttcaaacatatcatatgaagtagttgtgatatcaTTTATATTTACTTACTTGGGCGGCACAGGGCGAAGCACTAGACGGTTCTGAGGAAGCGGAAACGAAGGGAGCTTCGCCGGGCCTCGCTGGTAGACACCcgacgcctcgcctccctcgtccTCGGGCGCCGCACCCTGCTCCTcctcgacctcctcctcctcctccgtcggtGGCACGGGCTCAGGGGGCTGAGTCCGCTGCCTCCTACCACTGCCTCCTGTCgtctgcctccccctcctcccgcGGCCTCTTGCCGTTGTCCCTCGTCCTCCCGCTGCCTCCTGCAACTGTCCCTCgcctgcctccccctcctccggCGGCCTCCTCGCGTAAGCCGAGGGTGTGTCACGTCGTGGCCGGCTACTCGCCATCTTTGATCAATCACCTGCACGCacgaagaatgaacaagacttgtTAGTACACATATTAGAGactgaaaataaataaacaaaatataaatgaaaataaataaacaagacatagtattacatgtattacgaataatcttcatgattgggattataggtctcgtcatcactgtcAACATTATCCAAATAGGCAACACTATCCGAGGGTTCTATGTTATCGTCCTCGTCACTTGCTacaagtaatcgctcaagcatttgtatgtccttggcattttgcaccacatctccatcgtcctcgtcatcaactgtttcgttgtctacttccatttcgagggCCTCGGGTAGGACTATCTGAAGCGTCCCCGGTAGCCCATCTtcctgatagaactctccatcatatgtgtttgtgttAAAGTTGTAATCGTCATCGTTAGGGGTTGGT
Above is a genomic segment from Miscanthus floridulus cultivar M001 chromosome 3, ASM1932011v1, whole genome shotgun sequence containing:
- the LOC136545077 gene encoding uncharacterized protein isoform X2, which encodes MIVARWFTPAYIEKHESQRALRMLRPAATHHQGSRSLPGFKSAYEAAHPDEDVSMFTAWAMSHQTRVAGDVTWDPAAPREAYSDPNVYTKVQEYTSAVQQRHGPEYDVRTEPIDAEAIMRLGGGRKHGRTWIANAAIDPTTVPTLSQLRAQSTSSSQPIRSRPTPTLQRVDALEAQNNEKTAQITALTARLEAEQAARQAQEVRIAEMMQIMQALGQKTGVPVQMSAPPPQPQSAGSNNPPRASPDSGGFVTPPSTQRPDGWEGW
- the LOC136545077 gene encoding uncharacterized protein isoform X1, with translation MIVARWFTPAYIEKHESQRALRMLRPAATHHQGSRSLPGFKSAYEAAHPDEDVSMFTAWAMSHQTRVAGDVTWDPAAPREAYSDPNVYTKVQEYTSAVQQRHGPEYDVRTEPIDAEAIMRLGGGRKHGRTWIANAAIDPTTVPTLSQLRAQSTSSSQPIRSRPTPTLQRVDALEAQNNEKTAQITALTARLEAEQAARQAQEVRIAEMMQIMQALGQKTGVPVQMSAPPPQVPHAFAATPPQSAGSNNPPRASPDSGGFVTPPSTQRPDGWEGW
- the LOC136543245 gene encoding uncharacterized protein — encoded protein: MASSRPRRDTPSAYARRPPEEGEAGEGQLQEAAGGRGTTARGRGRRGRQTTGGSGRRQRTQPPEPVPPTEEEEEVEEEQGAAPEDEGGEASGVYQRGPAKLPSFPLPQNRLVLRPVPPKAWEVLSGTPLRSPATVLGVLCRKWFPGIVELSSEAREPAYTWERYALGEDDQYRNKQERILAEFWRFFRAEEGTEGLADHVAHAACRKYVTDMFYEARVQAHIDYYASARRMTVTKREARQMTLTQEQYLEVHE